A genomic stretch from Deinococcus humi includes:
- a CDS encoding ABC transporter substrate-binding protein: MKKVMLSLSALLLAGSAAAQDLSGTITVWSWDAAAKALESTIPSFNKKYPNVTVKVEDLGNQNVYDRGLAGCAAGGQDMPDVYSIENNEAEVFWSRFPNCFVDLNTKGADKLVKNFPAFKWTELTAGNKRFAMPWDSGPVVMFYRRDLYQQAGVNPANIKTWDDFIAAGKKVNAKFNNNVKMATVANGQDDEWFRMLANQNGCFYFDNAAKAVTINQPGCVTALNTIKKLYDAQVVTTGDWGGQITNVKAGKTASAMFGAWYEGTIRTNAPDQKGKWGVYLMPASKAGGVRASNLGGSALAIPSSSKNQAAAYAFIENALATAGGQVTMLKSQGLVPSLLSATKDPYVKTAQPYWGNQAVWQTILGTLGDVPQARGTQYFQDARQVMIVVQADYIKGRYKTAKEALDDAAKKISSATGLPVAK; encoded by the coding sequence ATGAAGAAAGTTATGCTGTCCCTGTCCGCCCTGCTGCTCGCCGGTTCCGCCGCCGCTCAGGACCTGTCCGGCACCATCACCGTCTGGTCCTGGGATGCCGCCGCCAAGGCGCTGGAAAGCACCATTCCCAGCTTCAACAAGAAGTACCCCAACGTGACAGTCAAGGTTGAGGACCTGGGCAACCAGAACGTGTACGACCGGGGACTGGCCGGATGCGCCGCCGGGGGCCAGGACATGCCCGACGTCTATTCCATCGAGAACAACGAGGCCGAGGTGTTCTGGTCACGCTTCCCCAACTGCTTCGTGGACCTGAACACCAAGGGCGCGGACAAGCTGGTTAAGAACTTCCCAGCCTTCAAGTGGACCGAGCTGACGGCGGGCAACAAACGCTTCGCCATGCCCTGGGATTCCGGCCCCGTGGTGATGTTCTACCGCCGCGACCTGTATCAGCAGGCGGGCGTCAACCCGGCCAACATCAAGACCTGGGACGACTTTATCGCGGCGGGCAAGAAGGTCAATGCCAAATTCAACAACAATGTGAAGATGGCGACCGTCGCCAACGGCCAGGATGACGAATGGTTCCGCATGCTCGCCAACCAGAACGGCTGCTTTTACTTCGACAACGCCGCCAAGGCGGTCACGATCAATCAGCCGGGATGCGTGACGGCCCTGAACACCATCAAGAAGCTGTACGACGCGCAGGTCGTCACCACCGGCGACTGGGGCGGCCAGATCACCAACGTCAAGGCAGGCAAGACCGCCAGCGCCATGTTCGGCGCGTGGTATGAGGGCACCATCCGCACCAACGCCCCGGATCAGAAGGGCAAGTGGGGCGTGTACCTGATGCCCGCCTCCAAGGCCGGGGGCGTGCGCGCCAGCAACCTGGGCGGCAGCGCTCTGGCGATTCCCAGCTCCAGCAAGAACCAGGCGGCAGCCTACGCCTTCATCGAAAACGCTCTGGCCACCGCTGGCGGTCAGGTCACCATGCTCAAGTCTCAGGGCCTGGTGCCCAGCCTGCTCAGTGCCACCAAGGACCCCTACGTGAAGACCGCACAGCCGTACTGGGGCAACCAGGCCGTGTGGCAGACCATCCTCGGAACCCTGGGTGACGTGCCCCAGGCGCGCGGCACCCAGTACTTCCAGGACGCCCGTCAGGTCATGATCGTGGTGCAGGCCGACTACATCAAGGGCCGCTACAAGACCGCCAAGGAAGCCCTGGACGACGCCGCCAAGAAGATCAGCAGCGCCACGGGCCTGCCTGTCGCCAAGTAA
- a CDS encoding DeoR/GlpR family DNA-binding transcription regulator yields the protein MIQARRSEILSLAQQNGEVSASELSKLLGVSEVTVRSDLKALATSGQLRRTRGGARLPLDIQREFPLEETSRKHSAAKRRIGRAAAALVQDGETVFLDVGSTTTEVARALPPTLRGVTIITNGLNIALELERLPNVRVIVTGGMLRPLQHSLVSPYALEVLGRIHADRLFLGCNGVSAQAGVTNANHEEAEIKRIMVHQAREIVVVADHSKLGQVSQAQVASVAAVHTLITDRHSGEPPTDLLNCIPDLQLV from the coding sequence ATGATTCAGGCCCGCAGAAGCGAGATTCTCTCTCTTGCACAGCAAAATGGGGAAGTTTCCGCATCCGAGCTTTCAAAACTTCTGGGGGTTTCGGAAGTCACTGTTCGCAGTGACCTGAAAGCGCTGGCGACGTCTGGCCAGTTGCGCCGGACCCGCGGCGGAGCGCGGCTGCCGCTGGATATCCAGCGCGAATTCCCGCTCGAGGAAACCAGCCGCAAGCACTCAGCGGCCAAGCGGCGCATCGGGCGGGCGGCGGCAGCGCTCGTTCAGGACGGCGAGACCGTGTTCCTGGACGTGGGCAGCACCACCACCGAGGTGGCCCGCGCGCTGCCGCCCACGTTGCGTGGCGTGACCATCATTACCAACGGCCTGAACATTGCCCTGGAACTGGAACGACTGCCGAACGTGCGCGTGATCGTCACCGGCGGCATGCTGCGTCCGCTACAGCACTCGCTGGTCAGCCCCTACGCCCTGGAAGTGCTGGGACGCATTCATGCGGATCGGCTGTTTCTGGGCTGCAACGGTGTGAGTGCCCAGGCGGGCGTGACCAACGCCAACCACGAGGAAGCGGAGATCAAACGCATCATGGTGCATCAGGCCCGTGAAATCGTGGTGGTGGCCGATCACAGCAAGCTCGGGCAGGTCAGTCAGGCGCAGGTGGCGTCGGTGGCTGCCGTTCACACCCTGATTACCGACAGACACAGCGGCGAACCCCCCACCGATCTCCTGAATTGCATTCCCGATCTTCAACTGGTTTAA
- a CDS encoding carbohydrate ABC transporter permease has translation MTARPQVAAHDSPGVVARRRTSAFWLHLALLPLALLFLAPLWIMAVFSTHPETAIFSPNPPLWFGGAFLENFRGLQADTNFIRTLFNSTAIATLYTVFSMLLTSMGGYAFAKFDFPGKNWLFGLILATLTIPAFVTIIPQFILVARDLKLSNTYWAVILPTLANTIGIFYMRQAFQTVPSDLLNAARIDGASEGRIFWQIALPIVRPALAALAILLFLASWNDYLWPLIVLTQKDSYTMPVALGTLVGLTRVSWGGIMVGTAIATIPFLALFLSLQRHFVAGIAGGAVKD, from the coding sequence ATGACGGCCAGGCCGCAGGTGGCTGCCCACGACTCACCGGGCGTAGTCGCCCGCAGACGCACAAGCGCATTCTGGCTGCACCTGGCCCTGCTGCCGCTGGCGCTCCTCTTTCTGGCGCCACTATGGATCATGGCCGTGTTCAGTACCCACCCGGAAACCGCCATTTTCAGCCCCAATCCGCCGCTGTGGTTCGGCGGAGCCTTTCTGGAAAATTTCCGGGGGCTGCAGGCCGATACCAACTTCATCCGGACGCTGTTCAACAGCACCGCCATCGCGACGCTCTACACCGTCTTCAGCATGCTGCTGACCAGTATGGGCGGTTACGCTTTCGCCAAGTTTGATTTTCCCGGCAAGAACTGGCTGTTCGGCCTGATCCTGGCGACGCTGACCATTCCCGCTTTCGTGACCATCATTCCGCAGTTCATTCTGGTGGCGCGCGACCTGAAGCTGTCGAACACCTACTGGGCCGTCATTCTGCCGACACTGGCGAATACCATCGGCATCTTCTACATGCGTCAGGCTTTCCAGACCGTCCCCAGCGACCTGCTGAACGCCGCCCGCATCGACGGCGCGTCCGAGGGCCGCATCTTCTGGCAGATCGCGCTGCCCATCGTGCGCCCGGCCCTGGCTGCCCTGGCCATTCTGCTGTTCCTGGCCTCCTGGAACGATTACCTGTGGCCGCTGATCGTGCTCACGCAAAAGGACAGCTACACCATGCCGGTGGCGCTGGGCACCCTGGTGGGCCTGACCCGCGTTTCCTGGGGCGGCATCATGGTGGGCACGGCGATTGCCACCATTCCCTTTCTGGCACTGTTCTTGTCGCTGCAACGGCATTTCGTCGCCGGGATTGCGGGCGGTGCGGTCAAGGACTGA
- a CDS encoding carbohydrate ABC transporter permease, which yields MTTSQPLSPAPRRARTGRWARTPKAPYLFILPYLLIFLTFWAWPIVSSFLMSFKDSRLGADAPYALSNWSRLTQDEFFRTALRNTLVILVIQVPLMLSLATVLAVALNSKLLRAAGWFRFAFFAPLVVGTVAYSAVFRLLFNTDFGVVNRALTGIGLPAVDWLNQSGPAMSVIILAMTWRWTGYNAIILLAGLQGISEDVYEAASIDGATPTQQFWKITLPLLRPTLLFCMVLSVIGTLQLFTEPALITNSGPGNATMTLGTYLYQQGFRSFNFGYASAIAYTVAAIAAVFSIIQLRLFGRET from the coding sequence ATGACCACTTCACAGCCGCTCTCCCCTGCCCCCCGGCGCGCGCGCACCGGGCGCTGGGCGCGCACCCCCAAAGCGCCGTACCTGTTTATCCTGCCGTACCTGCTGATCTTCCTGACCTTCTGGGCCTGGCCGATCGTCAGCTCATTTCTGATGAGCTTCAAGGATTCGCGTCTTGGGGCAGACGCGCCCTACGCCCTATCCAACTGGTCCCGACTGACCCAGGACGAGTTCTTTCGCACCGCCCTGCGAAATACCCTGGTGATTCTGGTGATTCAGGTGCCGCTCATGCTGTCGCTGGCCACCGTCCTGGCCGTGGCCCTGAACAGCAAACTGCTCAGGGCCGCCGGATGGTTCCGTTTCGCCTTTTTCGCGCCGCTGGTGGTGGGTACAGTGGCGTATTCGGCAGTGTTCCGGCTGCTGTTCAACACCGATTTCGGCGTGGTCAACCGCGCCCTGACCGGCATTGGCCTGCCCGCCGTGGACTGGCTCAATCAGTCTGGCCCGGCCATGTCCGTGATCATCCTGGCCATGACCTGGCGCTGGACGGGCTACAACGCCATCATCCTGCTGGCCGGGCTACAGGGCATCAGCGAGGACGTGTATGAAGCCGCCAGCATCGATGGGGCCACGCCCACGCAGCAGTTCTGGAAGATCACGCTGCCGCTGCTGAGACCCACGCTGCTGTTCTGCATGGTCCTGAGCGTGATCGGCACGCTGCAACTGTTCACTGAGCCCGCGCTGATTACCAACAGCGGTCCTGGCAACGCCACCATGACGCTGGGGACATACCTGTACCAGCAGGGGTTCCGCTCGTTCAACTTTGGTTACGCCAGTGCCATCGCGTACACGGTGGCCGCCATCGCCGCCGTGTTCAGCATTATCCAGCTTCGACTCTTCGGGAGGGAAACATGA
- the deoC gene encoding deoxyribose-phosphate aldolase, with the protein MKLAPYIDHTLLKATATPADISRLCQEARDNAFYAVCVNPVYVAQARAELDGSGVKVATVCGFPLGAVTSGQKAVEARLSVEEGADEVDMVIHIGAVLAEDWDSVQADVRAVRQAIPEHVLKVIIETCYLDDEQKRGATEAAVAGGADFVKTSTGFGTGGATLDDVRLMREVIAGRAKIKAAGGVRSAADARAMIEAGADRLGTSGGVALVAEDGMAGEQSGEGY; encoded by the coding sequence GTGAAGCTCGCTCCCTACATTGACCACACCCTGCTGAAGGCCACCGCAACACCCGCCGATATTTCCAGACTGTGTCAGGAGGCCCGCGACAACGCCTTTTACGCCGTGTGCGTCAATCCCGTGTACGTGGCGCAGGCTCGCGCCGAGCTGGACGGCAGTGGGGTCAAGGTCGCCACCGTCTGCGGCTTTCCGCTGGGGGCAGTGACCAGCGGCCAGAAGGCTGTGGAGGCCCGCCTGAGTGTGGAGGAGGGAGCGGACGAGGTGGACATGGTCATCCACATCGGCGCGGTCTTAGCTGAGGACTGGGACAGCGTGCAGGCCGACGTGCGCGCGGTGCGGCAGGCCATTCCCGAACATGTTCTGAAGGTGATCATCGAAACGTGCTACCTGGACGATGAGCAGAAGCGCGGCGCGACGGAAGCGGCGGTCGCGGGCGGCGCAGACTTCGTGAAGACCAGTACCGGCTTCGGCACCGGGGGCGCAACGCTCGATGATGTCCGGCTGATGCGCGAGGTCATTGCGGGCCGCGCGAAAATCAAGGCGGCGGGCGGCGTCCGCAGCGCGGCGGATGCCCGCGCCATGATCGAGGCCGGGGCGGACCGCCTGGGCACGTCCGGCGGTGTGGCCCTGGTTGCTGAAGATGGGATGGCTGGCGAGCAGAGCGGCGAGGGGTATTGA
- a CDS encoding Maf family nucleotide pyrophosphatase, producing MAAQSQIPEVVLASGSPRRRELLTLLGVTFRVQVSGEDEDSAETDPHALAAELAALKGRSVAALNPDALVIAADTVVAVDGTLLAKPANAAENADFLRQLSGRSHGVFTGVSVFVGGHERTEVARTDVTFRALSEAEIDYYAQSGEGLDKAGGYGVQGLGQALVSRIDGEFSNVVGFPLSLVIELLREHGVPIWGAPQSTRSSPEAAPA from the coding sequence ATGGCGGCTCAATCCCAGATTCCTGAAGTCGTCCTCGCCTCCGGCAGCCCCCGGAGGCGCGAACTGCTGACTCTGCTGGGCGTGACCTTCCGCGTGCAGGTCAGCGGCGAGGACGAGGACAGCGCCGAGACCGATCCGCACGCGCTGGCCGCCGAACTGGCGGCTCTTAAGGGCCGCAGCGTGGCCGCCCTGAATCCGGACGCGCTGGTCATTGCCGCCGACACGGTGGTGGCCGTGGACGGCACGCTGCTGGCCAAGCCTGCCAACGCCGCCGAGAACGCCGATTTTCTGCGCCAGCTCTCGGGCCGCTCGCATGGGGTGTTCACGGGCGTTTCGGTGTTTGTGGGCGGCCACGAGCGCACCGAGGTCGCCCGCACCGATGTGACCTTCCGCGCCCTGTCTGAAGCCGAGATTGACTACTACGCACAGTCCGGCGAGGGGCTGGACAAGGCAGGCGGTTACGGCGTGCAGGGGCTGGGTCAGGCGCTGGTGTCCCGCATCGACGGCGAGTTCTCCAACGTGGTGGGCTTTCCGCTGTCGCTGGTGATTGAGCTGCTGCGTGAACACGGCGTTCCAATCTGGGGTGCGCCCCAGTCCACAAGGAGCAGTCCGGAGGCGGCTCCGGCGTGA
- a CDS encoding beta-galactosidase codes for MTQSDATPAPHLLLGSCDYPEHVPPDRWARYAQQQRELGLTYVRIAEFAWSRMEPLPGQYDWAWLDTAIEAYHAAGMRVVLCTPTPTPPAWLVRAHPEILPIDAQGRVREFGSRRQYDFASAVYREHSRRITRAMAERYGNHPAVAGWQTDNEFGCHNTARSYGGASAAAFPGWLERRYGTLEALNTAWGNVFWSMEYNDWAQIKPPNLTVTEPNPSHVLDFYRFASDMIAEFQAEQVAILRELSPGRFITHNFMIFETGFDHYAVARGLDFVTWDNYPLGMLEFFAPSGSGEDVKTHFARTGQPDLIAFNHDLYRGVLGGHNALGREGQGTPNGPWVMEQQCGQVNWAPFNPLPAEGAVQLWTAQAWAHGADVVSYFRWRAATMAQEVMHSGLLRHDETTDRGYAEVAELDTTQFPVGEVAARVALLHDYESLWLYDEQKHSASLSYWTQTLTYYSALRALGMDVDVIHADADLSGYAVIVAPAITLVSQERSAHWTAAVEAGAKLVCGPRTAFRTPGGETWADGQFGPLSALVGAKLLQYDSLRPTLAQQIEGDGGTFEAHGWAESYRTQDAQTLYSYSGGPLDGQSAVIRKDNVTVIGAHSAQLVGTVLAEVLTNAGVPIVPLPDGVRLSRRAGKTLLQNWNPDAVEWNGRTLNPVSFTVLDSVVLENQNA; via the coding sequence ATGACCCAATCCGACGCCACCCCCGCCCCCCATCTCCTGCTCGGTTCCTGCGATTATCCGGAGCATGTGCCGCCAGACCGCTGGGCGCGCTACGCGCAGCAGCAGAGGGAACTGGGCCTGACCTACGTGCGAATCGCCGAATTCGCCTGGAGCCGCATGGAGCCGCTGCCCGGCCAGTACGACTGGGCCTGGCTGGACACGGCTATCGAGGCTTACCATGCTGCGGGCATGCGCGTGGTGCTGTGCACGCCGACGCCCACACCGCCGGCGTGGCTGGTGCGCGCCCACCCCGAAATTCTACCGATTGATGCCCAGGGTCGCGTCCGCGAGTTCGGATCACGGCGGCAGTACGATTTCGCCTCGGCGGTCTACCGCGAGCATTCCCGGCGCATCACGCGGGCGATGGCCGAACGCTACGGCAACCATCCAGCGGTGGCGGGCTGGCAGACGGACAACGAGTTCGGCTGCCACAACACGGCCCGCAGTTATGGCGGAGCCAGTGCCGCCGCCTTTCCAGGCTGGCTGGAGCGCAGATACGGCACGCTGGAGGCCCTGAACACCGCCTGGGGCAACGTCTTCTGGAGCATGGAATACAACGACTGGGCGCAGATCAAGCCTCCCAATCTGACAGTGACTGAGCCAAACCCGTCGCATGTGCTGGATTTCTACCGCTTCGCCTCGGACATGATTGCCGAGTTTCAGGCCGAGCAGGTGGCGATCCTGCGTGAGCTGTCGCCGGGGCGCTTCATCACGCACAACTTCATGATCTTCGAGACGGGCTTTGACCACTACGCCGTGGCGCGGGGTCTGGACTTCGTGACCTGGGACAATTACCCGCTGGGTATGCTGGAATTCTTCGCTCCATCCGGCAGCGGCGAGGACGTGAAGACCCACTTTGCGCGGACGGGACAGCCGGATCTGATCGCCTTCAACCATGACCTGTACCGGGGCGTGCTGGGCGGCCACAACGCGCTGGGACGCGAGGGCCAGGGCACGCCGAACGGCCCCTGGGTAATGGAGCAACAGTGCGGGCAGGTCAACTGGGCGCCCTTCAACCCGCTGCCTGCCGAGGGGGCGGTGCAACTGTGGACGGCGCAGGCGTGGGCACACGGCGCGGATGTCGTCAGCTACTTTCGCTGGCGGGCCGCCACAATGGCGCAGGAGGTCATGCACAGCGGTCTGCTGCGGCACGACGAGACGACGGACCGCGGCTACGCCGAGGTGGCCGAACTGGACACCACGCAGTTTCCGGTGGGCGAGGTAGCCGCGAGAGTCGCCTTGCTTCATGACTACGAGAGCCTGTGGCTTTACGACGAGCAGAAACACAGCGCCAGCCTCAGCTACTGGACCCAGACGCTGACCTACTATTCGGCGCTGCGGGCGCTGGGCATGGATGTGGATGTGATTCACGCCGACGCCGACCTGAGCGGTTACGCGGTGATCGTCGCGCCGGCCATCACCCTGGTCTCGCAGGAGCGGTCGGCGCATTGGACAGCTGCGGTGGAAGCCGGGGCGAAACTGGTCTGCGGCCCGCGCACCGCCTTCCGCACGCCCGGCGGCGAAACCTGGGCGGACGGGCAGTTCGGCCCGCTGTCGGCCCTGGTGGGCGCGAAACTGCTTCAGTACGATTCGCTGCGCCCCACCCTTGCTCAGCAGATCGAGGGCGACGGCGGCACATTCGAGGCACACGGCTGGGCCGAGAGCTACCGCACCCAGGACGCGCAGACCCTGTACAGCTACTCCGGCGGCCCGCTGGACGGCCAGAGCGCGGTGATCCGCAAGGACAACGTCACCGTGATCGGCGCGCACAGCGCCCAGCTTGTCGGCACTGTGCTGGCCGAGGTGCTGACGAACGCAGGCGTGCCCATCGTCCCACTGCCAGACGGCGTGCGGCTCAGCCGACGCGCCGGAAAAACGCTGCTGCAGAACTGGAATCCGGACGCGGTGGAGTGGAACGGACGCACGCTGAACCCGGTCAGTTTCACCGTGCTGGACAGTGTTGTGCTGGAGAATCAAAATGCCTGA